The sequence below is a genomic window from Candidatus Coatesbacteria bacterium.
AGGTGCAAACCGGTGGGCATGCCCGACAGGGCGAAGGCGACCAGGGGCGCCAGGGCGCCGATGGTCAGGCCGCCGCGCCAGCCGTAGAGCAGTCCGGTGAGGATGACGGGCCAGTGCATCGGCAACAGCCAGAGAACGGGAGCGCCGACGAGGTGGGCCAGGGCCGGTATGACGTAAGCTGCGGTCAGCAGCAGGGCCCCGGTGATCAGCCCCCGTGCGGTAAAGAAGGGCAGCACGGCGGGGCGGGGATGGGTGAGTTGATCGTTCATCGTGACTCCTGCGGCAGGGGTCCGTGGCGGGCCGTCAACGGTAACCGGGCGGACTATGGGCAAAGGGGATTATAGCATTATACCGACAAATCCGATAGACCCGCTCGTTAATACTTGACGTAGCCGGAAAAAGACGCTATGATGGCAGGTGAATGAGATAGGTTCTCAACGCTGGCGGCCTGAAACAGATTGAGTAAGCTCGTGAACAAGCTTAGAGTGGAATAAGGGTTAGCTTGCGGGCGGGAGAGGGTCAGCCCTTTAAGCCCGCATCAAAGACCGGGCTCCTTGCTCTCCGGCAAGCCCGCCAGGCCCGGCAAGCTCAGCCGCATCGCGCAACCCGACTAAGGCGCAAAGCAACTCACCGGTCAGGTGGTGAAGACTGATGCCCGTCTCCAGCTACGACGAAGCCGAGAAAAAACTGCGCAAGTACCTTTCCAGTAACGGTTTGCGCTGCACCGTCGAACGCCTGGCGATCCTCAAGTCGCTCTGGGAGAACGGCGGCCACCCCAGCGCCGAGATGATCGCCAACAGCCTGGCCCAGGGCCCCCTTTACGTCAGCCGGGCCACGGTGTATCGCACCCTGGACCTATTGGTCGAGGCCGGCCTGCTCAGTTGCAGCAATCTGGGCGAAGGTCACCGCCACTACGAGATCAACGTCGAACACCACGATCATCTGATCTGCCGCCGCTGCGGCAGGATCATCGAGGTCCAGAGCCCGGAGCTCGAGGAGCTGCAGCGCAAGATCTGTCGCGAAGCCGACTTCGTTCACCAGAGTCACACCCTGGAGATCGTCGGTCTCTGCGGAGACTGCAACCGCGAGCT
It includes:
- a CDS encoding transcriptional repressor — protein: MPVSSYDEAEKKLRKYLSSNGLRCTVERLAILKSLWENGGHPSAEMIANSLAQGPLYVSRATVYRTLDLLVEAGLLSCSNLGEGHRHYEINVEHHDHLICRRCGRIIEVQSPELEELQRKICREADFVHQSHTLEIVGLCGDCNRELRKVEEVGGLQARRG